A stretch of DNA from Clostridia bacterium:
AGGATTGTAGTAGATTAAAAACACCGGGACGGGAGTCCATTGCCAACCTCTCCTCCACCTGTTATAATGCAATTAACTGGCATAAAGCTTTGACCCGGTCAGAGTTTTTTCTTTGCCCATCCGGCAAATGCCTCATGAACGGGATGATGCAGCATGGCCGTGAGAATCGAAAACTTAACATATACCTACCCCAACCACCGGAGAGGACTGGTGGACGTTAGTCTCCATATCAAAAAAGGTCGCAAAACCGCCGTCCTTGGTGTCAACGGCAGCGGCAAGTCTACCTTGCTTTACCATTTGAACGGAACCTTGGTGCCGCAAAGGGGAACCGTACAGGTCCTGGGTACGCCCGTCACGGCCAAGACCCTGCGGGAAATCAGGCGGCAGGTAGGTTTCCTATTTGATTATCCCGACCACCAGTTGTTTTCCACCACCGTCTACCAGGACATCAAATTCGGGCTGGATAACTACGGCTATCCCGAGACGGAAAAGCAAGACCGCATCTTGCAAGTGGCCCGGCAGTTGGACATCGAACACCTGCTGGATTATCCCCCTTTCCAGCTCAGTCTGGGGCAGAAAAAAAGGGTGGCCATTGCCGGCATCATGGTGCTGGAACCCAGCATCATTGCCTGTGATGAGCCCTTTGCCGGCCTGGACGGTTACTCCGCCGTCTATTTCAAGGATTTGCTGGACACCTGGGTCCGGCAGGGCAAGACCATTGTTTTCTCCACCCACGATGTGGATTTAACTTATGCATGGGCCGACGACGTGATCATCCTGCGGGAAGGAAGAGTCCTGCAGGCAGGACCGGTGGGAGAAGTGCTGACCCGCCGGGAGGTGTACGCCGAAGCAGGCCTTATTAAACCGATGCTGTTGGATCTCTTCGAAGATTGGGACGTGAAACCGAAAAACATAACCGATGCGAAACAATATTTAAGCCGGAGACGATAACGACTCCGGCTTTATTTTACGCGCAGCAACCGCATGCCGTTGGCAATAACCACCAGGGCGGCTCCCGTATCCGCCAGGATGGCAATCCAGAGGTTGAGCCACCCGGGGAAGACCAAGAGGACGGCCGCCGCTTTCACCAGCAAAGAGAAGGCAATGTTCTGCCTGATGATGTTTAAAGCTTGACGGCTCAGCTTCATGGTGAAAGGAAGTTTACCCAGATCATCAGCCATGAGGACGATATCCGCCGTCTCCAAGGCCGTATCGGTACCGGCCCCGCCCATGGCAATACCCACATCAGCCCGCGCCAGGGCCGGGGCATCATTGATGCCGTCTCCCACCATGGCGACGGTGCCGTATTGTTCCTGCAATGCCTCAATCGCCTGCACCTTATGCTGCGGCAGGAGCCCTGCACGAAAATCATCCAACCCCAATTCCGCCGCCAAAGCCCGGGCCGTCCGGGGATTGTCCCCGGTCAACATCACCGTTTTCCTGCCCTGTTCCTTCAAGGCTGCCACAGCCTTCCGGCTGGTCTCCCTGGGCCGGTCGCCGCAGGCGATTAAACCGGCCACCTCCTGTTCCGTTCCTACCAGCATTACCGTCTTGCCTTCCGTTTCCAGCTCCATGACGGTTGTTTCCCAATCCCCCAGCGGCAAACCCAAATCCTGTTGAAACAATGCCGGGCTGCCGACAAAGTACCATTTCCCCTGCAGCAGGGCCTTAGCGCCCCGGCCGGTCAGGGAAGCATAGTCCTTCCCGGGCAACAGGGTCACTTGCCGCACTGCCGCTTCCTGTAGGACGGCCGCTGCCAGGGGATGTTCGGAACCGATTTCCACGGAACCGGCCAATCGAAGTATCTCAGCAGGGGTATAACCCGGGGCCGGCACCACATCGGTCACCACCGGCTGTCCCCTGGTCAAGGTGCCGGTCTTATCGAAGGCCACGGCCTTGATCCGGCCCGCTTGCTCCAAATGGGCTCCCCCTTTGATGAGGACACCGTTTCTGGCGGCATTGCCGATGGCCGCCACGATGGACACAGGGGTGGAAATAACCAGAGCACAAGGACAGGCTACCACCAGCAGGGTCAGGGCCCGGTAAAACCAGTCCTGAAACGCCCGGCCGAAAAACAGCGGCGGCACCACCGCCAGCGCCAGGGCCAGTAGGATCACAGCCGGGGTATAATACTTGGCAAACACATCCACGAATCTTTCGGCCGGTGCTTTTTGCGCCTGAGCCTCTTCCACCAGGCTGATAATCCTGGCCAGGGTGGTATCCCCCGCCGGCCGCGTCACTTCCACCAGCAGCCGCCCGTTTTCATTGATGGTGCCGGCAAAGACTTCATCTCCTGCTCCTTTGGCCACCGGCACCGATTCCCCGGTAATGGGAGCCTGATTGACGGCGGAGCTTCCTTCCACCACTATCCCGTCCACGGGAATGCGGCTGCCCGGTTTGATAACCACCACATCACCCAACTTGAGCAAGGTCACGGGCACCACTTGCTCCGTTCCTCCCTGCCAGACCACGGCTTCCCGGGGGCTGAGGTCCATGAGACCGCGAATGGACTTGCGGGTTTTGTCCATGGTATAAGCTTCTAAAGTGTTACCCAAGGAAAACAGGAACACCACCGTGGCCGCTTCCACCCATTCCCCCAGGGCCACGGCACCGGTGACGGCTACGGTCATCAGCACATTCATATCCATGGCCAAGCCGCTTTTCAGGGAGTAAAGAGCGGCCCGCACCGTATAAAAGCCACCGCTGACCATGGCCCCCACCAAGACCGCCACCGCCAACGGTGTTAAGCCGGCATACCAGCTGACTACCCCCAGCAGCCATAAACCTCCTGAAATCACCGTCAAAAGACTTCTCTTGTTTTGCAGCCAAAAGGAACTCTCGCCGCCGGCCGGTGCCTGTTCAGGCAGGGCAGCTTCATAACCTGCTTCCGCCACGGCCCGCTGGACCTGATCCGCCGCCACCCTTCCCTCCACGTATAACTTGCCGGCGCTGAAATGCACTTCGGCCCGGTGGATGCCCGGCAGGCGGTTCAGTTTAAGTTCCAGTTTTTTGGCACAATCCGCACAATCCAGGCCTTTCAAGTGGAAGACCAGCCTTCGAGCTCCGGCCTGGGTTTCCTCCACCCCGTACCCGAGCCTCCTGACGGTATCGGTAATCACCTGTTTAGGCACCCGCACCTCATCGTAGCTTACTCTCAATTTCCCGGCGGCAAAATTAACGGTGGCTGCCGCCACTCCTTCCAAACGGGCGACGGCCTGTTCCAACTTCCTGGCGCAGTCGGCGCAATCCAAACCGGTCAGGCTGATGGTTTCTACCTGCAACGCCCTTGGAGCAGCCTCTATGTCCAGGGCGGAACCAACTTCCTCATGGGCGGAACAGCTGCCTCCACAACTGCAGTGCTGCTGCTCATGGTGCATAGTCTCACCTCATTTTGATAAACACATGAGCAATTGTTCATATGTTCCTTTATTTTATTGTACCGCGGCGGCTCGTCCCAGTCAATGCTTTTTTCTCATCATCCGGGACCGGCAAAATGGCAGGGGGAGCAGGAACTGGGGGGCATAACTAGAATATGAGACAATATCCTTAAGTGGTTAACGGCAATGCTACCGGAGGTTTGCCCATGAGATTCATCTTCAAAGTGTGCCTTTTTACCGTACTGATGGCCTTGGCCCTGGCCATGCTGCCCGCCAACTCCCTGGATGAGCGGTGGCCGGTCCAGGAACCGGCGTCCCATACCGTCGCCACGGTTACACCGGGTAAAACCCTGTCCCAGTCCCTCTACGAGCTGCGGGGCCGGGGAGCCGGTACTCCGTGGGAAAAGGAAGCGGCGGACATCCTGGCCGCGTATTTTCAAGAAATCGGGCTGCAGGCTTTGCCGGCATACCCGTCTTACCTGCAGGAATTCCCCCTGGGCACCGTCACCTCCTTCTATAACGCAGAAGGCCGCCTGCGCTTTCGCAGCGGCGGTCCTCTCACCCAAGTGTCCCAGAATGTGATCGGCTACCTGCCGGGCCAAGACCCGGAGGGAAAATGGATTATATTTGGCGCCCATTATGACGGGCAAGGAGAAACCGACGGCATCGTCTATCCCAGCGCCAACGATAACCTGTCCGGCGTGATGGCCCTGGCCGCCCTGGCCAAAGCACTGGCGGCGGAACCGGCTTTGAACGACACCCTGGTATTTGTGGCTTTCGGTGCCGAAGAACCCGGATTAAGGGGCTCCTACTACCTGGCAAGCGATTTGCCGGTGCCCAAAGAAAAAATCCAGGCGGTCATCAACCTGGATACCATCGGCAAGACTTGTGAAACTCTGGTAATCTATACGACGGAACACAACGCTTTGACGGCTTTACTGGCATCCGTTTTACGGGGTTATGGCTTTCAAAGCTCCGTGGTCATTGCCACCGGGGTTAGCGACCACTACCCCTTTAGCCTGCAGGGCATCCCCAGCGTCACCATTGCCACGGCCAATTGGAAGGAAGGCAATCATTCCCCGGAAGACACCCTGGACAAAGTGGATCTCTACCAGGTGGGCAGTATCGCCGGTGCCTTAAAACAAGCCCTCCACTATCTCGCCCGCTAAGGCAGCGGTACAGGGGGCAGGAAAAGCGGTGCCGGTGCCGGCCGGGGGAATGCCGGCGGGCAGCAATGATGCTTATGAGGGGCCCATCGCCCAGATCAGCGCTCCGGTTGCATTAAATACAATAGACCGTTAACAATGCCGGCGGCAATCGGACTGCCCCCTTTGCGACCCTGAACGGTGATATAGGTTAAAGGAGACTGCATCAACGCTTCTTTGGACTCCGCCGCCCCGACAAAACCCACGGGCACCCCGATGACCAGGGCAGGGGTGATCCCTTGTTCCCGGTGGAGGCGGAGCAGCTCAAACAAGGCGGTGGGCGCATTCCCAATGGCCACGATACTGCCCTCTAAAGCCTCGCCCCAGAGGCGAAAAGCCGCCATGGCCCTGGTAATGCCCTCCCTTTTGGCCAGGCTGGCTACCCGGTCATCACTGATGGCGCAATGGATGCGGCATCCCAGTCTTCCGGCTGCCCGCCTGTTGATCCCGGCTGCCACCATTTGCACATCGGTAAAGATAGGGGCCCCGTTTTTTAAGGCGGCCAATCCCCGTTCCATACTCTCCGGGTGAAAGCGGGCCAGCGCCCCAAATTCCGGATCCCCGCTGGCATGAATCATCCTTTTCACCAGGGCCTTTTCGGCCCGGCTAAAGGGATGGTCTCCCAACAGCTCCTCGATAATCTCCATACTTCTCGTTTCAATCGCCCTTGGATCATGGATGAACTGCATCTTCCACCTCCTGAATCCGCTCCGCCAGGATATCGGCCAAACGGGGGTCGGCTCCCAGGGGCCTGGCCAGGGCAAATCTTACCCGGGGATAGCGCTGCCGGAGCTCTTCCAGCATTTCCGGGATATCTTCTTGAATGTGAAGTCCACTGGTGAGGAACCAGGGAGCCACGATGATTTCCGTAAAACCGGCCTCCGCAAGCCTTGCGGCCACCTCTCTCAAACCCGGCCGGCCGGATTTGCTGTTCATCCAGGCCGGCGCGATCTCACCGGCACGGATCCTGTTTTTGAGGAGGGACGCCATCTCCACCAGCAGTTGGTTTGCTTCATCAACCCGGGCCCGGCTGCCGTGCCCCAGCAAGATGATCCCCTTCGCCATATTGGTTCACCTCTTTCAAGAAATACTTGATTTCCTCAAACTGCGTGAAAACATTGGCGTGGCCCGCCGGGGGCCTCCGGATTACCACCAGCGGGATGTTTAATGCTAAACAAGCTTCCCATTTGGCCTGCAACCCGCCGGTGGGGCCGCTGTCTTTAGTGACCACCACCTCCGCTCCGAAGTGCCTGAACATCCATGCATTGCCTTCCGTATCAAAGGGCCCTTGCATGGCTACAATTTGCCGGGGCGGCAACCCCAGCCGGCGGCACTGGCCCAGCACTTCCGCTGCCGGCAGCACCCGGGCGATAATCCTTTTTCCTGCCAGGGCAGGATGGGTGGTGAACAAAGGTAAACGGCGGCTGCCAATGGTGAGAAAAATGGTATCCCCCAGGGCTGCCGCTTGACAAGCGGCAGCAAGATAACCGGACACCTGAAACAGCAGGGGATGCTCCGGCAAGCCGCCGGCCGCCCTCTCCAAACGCCCGTAGGCAATGCCCAGTTGCCGGGCGGTACTCTGGGCAATGGCCCTGATGTTTTCCGCAAAAGGATGGGTGGCATCGATGACGGCCCGCACTTGCAGCCGCCGGATTAAATCCGCCAGCTGCGCCCCTGTCAGGGCCCCCACCAGCACTTCTTTGACGCCCTGCTCTTTCGCCAGTTTTTCCCCATAGGAACTCACCGTGGTCAGGACCACCGGAAACCCTTCTTCCTGCAAGTACCCGGCCAACTGCCTGGCTTCCGTGGTTCCTCCCAGCACCAGGATCACAGGCGATACCCCCGCGGCGTAATGAAATGATGCCCGGCCACATAACTCTGGGAATTGCCCACGATCACCGTGGTAAACATGTCAATCTCTTCCCGGGTAAAACCCGCTAGAGTTGACAACACCAGGCTTTCTCCTTCCCGGCCCGCATTCCGGACCACGGCCACCGGCGTATCCGGTTTCCTGTACCGCAAGAGCAGTTCCTGCACCTGGTTGATCAGGTCCGGCCTGCCTTTGCTTTTGGGGTTATACAAGGCGATCACGAAATCTCCCTGGGCCGCCAGGACCACGCGTTTCAGGATTAATTCCCGGGGTGTTAATAAGTCGCTTAAGCTGATAAAGGCACAGTCGTGCATTAAAGGAGCTCCCGCCACAGCTGCCGCCGCCTGGGCCGCCGACACCCCGGGCACGATCTCCACTTGTACTTCCGGCTGGGCTTGTTCCCGGTACAGCACTTCCAGCACCACCCCG
This window harbors:
- a CDS encoding ABC transporter ATP-binding protein, encoding MAVRIENLTYTYPNHRRGLVDVSLHIKKGRKTAVLGVNGSGKSTLLYHLNGTLVPQRGTVQVLGTPVTAKTLREIRRQVGFLFDYPDHQLFSTTVYQDIKFGLDNYGYPETEKQDRILQVARQLDIEHLLDYPPFQLSLGQKKRVAIAGIMVLEPSIIACDEPFAGLDGYSAVYFKDLLDTWVRQGKTIVFSTHDVDLTYAWADDVIILREGRVLQAGPVGEVLTRREVYAEAGLIKPMLLDLFEDWDVKPKNITDAKQYLSRRR
- the cadA gene encoding cadmium-translocating P-type ATPase; this translates as MHHEQQHCSCGGSCSAHEEVGSALDIEAAPRALQVETISLTGLDCADCARKLEQAVARLEGVAAATVNFAAGKLRVSYDEVRVPKQVITDTVRRLGYGVEETQAGARRLVFHLKGLDCADCAKKLELKLNRLPGIHRAEVHFSAGKLYVEGRVAADQVQRAVAEAGYEAALPEQAPAGGESSFWLQNKRSLLTVISGGLWLLGVVSWYAGLTPLAVAVLVGAMVSGGFYTVRAALYSLKSGLAMDMNVLMTVAVTGAVALGEWVEAATVVFLFSLGNTLEAYTMDKTRKSIRGLMDLSPREAVVWQGGTEQVVPVTLLKLGDVVVIKPGSRIPVDGIVVEGSSAVNQAPITGESVPVAKGAGDEVFAGTINENGRLLVEVTRPAGDTTLARIISLVEEAQAQKAPAERFVDVFAKYYTPAVILLALALAVVPPLFFGRAFQDWFYRALTLLVVACPCALVISTPVSIVAAIGNAARNGVLIKGGAHLEQAGRIKAVAFDKTGTLTRGQPVVTDVVPAPGYTPAEILRLAGSVEIGSEHPLAAAVLQEAAVRQVTLLPGKDYASLTGRGAKALLQGKWYFVGSPALFQQDLGLPLGDWETTVMELETEGKTVMLVGTEQEVAGLIACGDRPRETSRKAVAALKEQGRKTVMLTGDNPRTARALAAELGLDDFRAGLLPQHKVQAIEALQEQYGTVAMVGDGINDAPALARADVGIAMGGAGTDTALETADIVLMADDLGKLPFTMKLSRQALNIIRQNIAFSLLVKAAAVLLVFPGWLNLWIAILADTGAALVVIANGMRLLRVK
- a CDS encoding M20/M25/M40 family metallo-hydrolase → MRFIFKVCLFTVLMALALAMLPANSLDERWPVQEPASHTVATVTPGKTLSQSLYELRGRGAGTPWEKEAADILAAYFQEIGLQALPAYPSYLQEFPLGTVTSFYNAEGRLRFRSGGPLTQVSQNVIGYLPGQDPEGKWIIFGAHYDGQGETDGIVYPSANDNLSGVMALAALAKALAAEPALNDTLVFVAFGAEEPGLRGSYYLASDLPVPKEKIQAVINLDTIGKTCETLVIYTTEHNALTALLASVLRGYGFQSSVVIATGVSDHYPFSLQGIPSVTIATANWKEGNHSPEDTLDKVDLYQVGSIAGALKQALHYLAR
- a CDS encoding precorrin-8X methylmutase; protein product: MQFIHDPRAIETRSMEIIEELLGDHPFSRAEKALVKRMIHASGDPEFGALARFHPESMERGLAALKNGAPIFTDVQMVAAGINRRAAGRLGCRIHCAISDDRVASLAKREGITRAMAAFRLWGEALEGSIVAIGNAPTALFELLRLHREQGITPALVIGVPVGFVGAAESKEALMQSPLTYITVQGRKGGSPIAAGIVNGLLYLMQPER
- a CDS encoding cobalamin biosynthesis protein CbiX is translated as MAKGIILLGHGSRARVDEANQLLVEMASLLKNRIRAGEIAPAWMNSKSGRPGLREVAARLAEAGFTEIIVAPWFLTSGLHIQEDIPEMLEELRQRYPRVRFALARPLGADPRLADILAERIQEVEDAVHP
- the cobK gene encoding precorrin-6A reductase codes for the protein MILVLGGTTEARQLAGYLQEEGFPVVLTTVSSYGEKLAKEQGVKEVLVGALTGAQLADLIRRLQVRAVIDATHPFAENIRAIAQSTARQLGIAYGRLERAAGGLPEHPLLFQVSGYLAAACQAAALGDTIFLTIGSRRLPLFTTHPALAGKRIIARVLPAAEVLGQCRRLGLPPRQIVAMQGPFDTEGNAWMFRHFGAEVVVTKDSGPTGGLQAKWEACLALNIPLVVIRRPPAGHANVFTQFEEIKYFLKEVNQYGEGDHLAGARQPGPG
- the cobJ gene encoding precorrin-3B C(17)-methyltransferase; translated protein: MTERARQALAEAEIVIGYKTYVNLVTPLLGHQQVESTGMKKEVARAQRAVELARQGYRVAVISSGDPGIYGMAGVVLEVLYREQAQPEVQVEIVPGVSAAQAAAAVAGAPLMHDCAFISLSDLLTPRELILKRVVLAAQGDFVIALYNPKSKGRPDLINQVQELLLRYRKPDTPVAVVRNAGREGESLVLSTLAGFTREEIDMFTTVIVGNSQSYVAGHHFITPRGYRL